One part of the Rutidosis leptorrhynchoides isolate AG116_Rl617_1_P2 chromosome 1, CSIRO_AGI_Rlap_v1, whole genome shotgun sequence genome encodes these proteins:
- the LOC139854749 gene encoding uncharacterized protein, translated as MGLCTSRYTGSTATTNVKLILLDGQLREFRSPVKVFMVVHQPHSFICNADEMDYNEYVTAMSQQDELQPGQLYFELPSSWLNKRLTVEDMRSSAVKAIEALMVNDGKVRCGCWVKPVNQLVFCDEDKKIMSSCGRVEGGGSGGDDLKNHRCGGGGKGRFVTRLGRIVE; from the coding sequence ATGGGCCTTTGCACCTCGCGCTACACTGGTTCTACCGCAACAACCAACGTCAAACTAATCCTTCTAGACGGTCAACTTAGAGAATTCCGTTCACCGGTAAAGGTGTTCATGGTTGTACACCAACCGCACTCGTTCATATGTAATGCCGATGAGATGGACTATAATGAGTACGTAACGGCCATGAGTCAACAAGATGAACTTCAGCCAGGTCAACTTTACTTTGAGCTACCATCAAGTTGGTTAAACAAGCGGTTGACGGTAGAAGATATGAGATCATCGGCGGTCAAGGCTATAGAGGCACTTATGGTTAATGATGGTAAAGTGAGATGTGGTTGTTGGGTTAAACCGGTTAACCAATTGGTGTTTTGTGATGAAGATAAGAAGATAATGTCATCTTGCGGTAGGGTTGAGGGCGGTGGTAGTGGCGGTGATGATTTAAAAAACCaccgttgtggtggtggtggtaaaGGGCGGTTTGTTACAAGGCTTGGAAGGATCGTAGAATAA